GACAatgatggggaggagggggggggggtggggggctgacaTTTGACACCCAAGGGATGCTGGGAGCAACCAGGCAGGGCAAGAAGGTGGTCTCCACTTGGAGAGAGCATTGCTCCAGACTATACAAAGGAACCAGTGTGGCAATTTATGGACACTTCTGACTCTAGCCATGAACTGTCTACGCCCAATTTCACAACTTGTATCTACCTGGATATAGGAAGGTACAGCATAGGTAGGAGCATAGGTGTACAAAATGCTACAGGCCTGGGCACAGGCTGGGGGTAAACCGGGCGGGCGTGGGGCGTGGGGCGTGGGGCGTGGGGCGTGGGGGGGGCGCGCGGTTGGATGACACTCGTGTGCGGCTTCTCCCaggcctgccctcctcctccacgGCCTACATGAGACCCCTGAGGCCGCGGAGGGAACGCCAACGCGGACCCTGTTAGGTTTGCAGGAGCCTCGGGAAGGTGCCCCGAGACGCGCTTCCCAGGGTGGGCGCCGGGGCGAGGCGCCTGCCCCCGGGGTCCCCGCGCCCCGGGAGCCCAGCCCGCGCGggtggagggcgggggtggggcagacGCGTGCAGCCGCAGCTCGGCCAGCCCCGCGGGGTCCCGCAGGGGCGCGGAGGGGGCCCCCGCGGGCGCGCGCTCACCTGGCCCGCAGAGCCGGCTGAAGTGGTAGGGGTTGCAGCACACGGTGGGGCcgtcggcggcggcggcgaagcTGTGGCAGCCGCACAGGGGCTTCAGCTCCACGGCGTGCTGCAGGTCGGGCCAGCGGAAGAGGCGGCCGAGCAGCAGCTGCGGCGGCGCGGGCTGGCCGCCCAGGCGGAGGTCGGCGCGCGGCACCAGCACGCAGCCGCCCGGCACGCCGCCGCGGGACTCCACCGCCTCCAGCAGCGTGTCCAGCGAGCGCTCCTTGAGCCGCTTCAGCAGCGAGTACGTGACCGTCTTGAGCTCCTGCTCGAGCAGCAGCAGCCGCGAGCGGGCTTCGCGgctccgcccgccgcccgccgcctccgGGGCCgccccgggcgggggcgcggcggcgtCCCGCGGCGCGCCCGCGGCGTCCCGCTCCGAGAAGAGGCAGCAGGTCACCGTCTCGCAGTCGCTCTCGGGCAGCCAGCCCGGGCCTCCCGGCTCCGCCGCGTCCCGCGGGGAGCCCCCGGCGCCGGCCCCCGGCTCGGACAGGGGCCTCGGGGGCCCCCCTGCGCGCCGGCGCCTCCCCGCGCCCTGGGCGCCTCGCTGTCCCGCCGCGTCCCGGGGCCGCCGCGGGGCTACCGCGCGGACCTCGCAGCGGCCGCCGCCCGCGCCTTCTCGTGCCCGCGGGGCCGGCTCAGCGCGGCCGCCCGAGCTCCCatcctcgccgccgccgccgccgccgccgccgccgccgccttcctCCCGGTCGGGGACCACACGACTTCGCCAAAGTCGCCGCACCAGCCCCGAGCGTTTGGACCTGAACATACGATATCCTTTggcgccgggggtggggggcaggcggTCTCCGGTCACCGGTGGTCCGTTCGGTCAGCGAGGCGCCGGCTGCGCGGGCCGCAGCCCCACATGAAGCTCCGCCGCCGGGCGCCGTGCAGGTCGCGCACAGCCGGTCGTCGAAGGGGCGCCGCAGGGCTGCAACATGAGGGAGCTCGCCGGGCCGGGACGGCGGGGGACGCGCGCGCGCCGAGCCGCAGTCCGCGCTGGGCCAGCGGCTACATGGACCCCGGCGGCCCGGCTGCTCAGCAACTCCAGCCCCGGCGCTGGAGGGGGGACTGCAGGCGGCGCCGCGCCCCGGAAAGACCCGGCATGGGCCGGCGAGCCTCAGAAGTTGCGCGGCTGGTCCATGAGCACAAAGCGCCCGCGCCGAACGCCCCCGAGGTGTCGGGGCAGCCCTGCCTTGGAAACCCAAGCGCTTAACTACATGGGCTCTTCCTGCAGGAGCCGAAAGGCAGGCTTGTTGATACCCTCCGCTTCCTTCTTACTCCCTGcaaaaaggaagggggaggaaaaaaaaaagaaaaagaaagaaaaaagaaaccccaaacaaaaaccaaaatcctGGAATTGCATGCACGGAAAGCCAACTCCGTCTCAGGTCCCAGGCGCTAGATGCACTTGGAGCAAGTTTCTCCTGAACGCG
This portion of the Vulpes lagopus strain Blue_001 chromosome 2, ASM1834538v1, whole genome shotgun sequence genome encodes:
- the SMAD6 gene encoding mothers against decapentaplegic homolog 6, producing the protein MFRSKRSGLVRRLWRSRVVPDREEGGGGGGGGGGGEDGSSGGRAEPAPRAREGAGGGRCEVRAVAPRRPRDAAGQRGAQGAGRRRRAGGPPRPLSEPGAGAGGSPRDAAEPGGPGWLPESDCETVTCCLFSERDAAGAPRDAAAPPPGAAPEAAGGGRSREARSRLLLLEQELKTVTYSLLKRLKERSLDTLLEAVESRGGVPGGCVLVPRADLRLGGQPAPPQLLLGRLFRWPDLQHAVELKPLCGCHSFAAAADGPTVCCNPYHFSRLCGPESPPPPYSRLSPRDEYKPLDLSDSTLSYTETEATNSLITAPGEFSDASMSPDATKPSHWCSVAYWEHRTRVGRLYAVYDQAVSIFYDLPQGSGFCLGQLNLEPRSESVRRTRSKIGFGILLSKEPDGVWAYNRGEHPIFVNSPTLDAPGGGRALVVRKVPPGYSIKVFDFERLGLLQQGPEPDAADGPYDPNSVRISFAKGWGPCYSRQFITSCPCWLEVLLNNHR